From Campylobacter concisus:
ATAAACAAAATATTGAGCTTGCAGAACCGGAAATACAAAGCACTATAAATAAGGTTTTTAAGTTTTTATAGTTTTCTGATTCAAGCAATAAGGTATTAAAATATCAATTTGCATAAAAATATAATTTTCTATCTTACCTTATTAAAGAAATTGAAAATATAAGAAATGATCTTGATATTGCCACAAAATTAGCGCTTCAAATCAAAGGTCTTTTGTTAAAAGATTCAAGACTAATAGAAAATAATATCAATGACTCTAGGTTTGCTTATTTTATATGCACTTATGGATGGCTATGAGTAGAATATGCACTTATTATTTTTATTGTTAAAAGATAAAATATAATAAATAAGGCACTTATAAGTGTTTTTATGGAAGATATTTATAACAATCTGTGATAGAAATTAGTTATGGAGGAAATAAAATGACAAAATATGAAACATTGGTTCAAATATTAGATGAATTAAGAAAAGAGGCGCCAAAGGAATATAGATCTTACTATCCAGAAGATATAGATATTGAAGGGTTGAATAAAGCAAGATCAAAATCATTCATTCATTTATTTTTAAAAGGTATGTACGGAATAGAAAATTTTATAGATAGAGAAAATTTTATTACTGATGCTTCTTATGATGGAGGTATAGATGCATATTATATAGATGAAGATTCGAAGGAGATAATCTTTATTCAATCCAAGTTTAGAACCACTCGAAACAATTTCGAAAATAAAGAAATAGATTATGAAGAGTTACTTTCAATGGATGTAGATAGAGTAATTGATGGTGAGAAAACGGATGAAGATGGTAATTCTTATAATGGTAAAATTTTAAAAATGCAAGAAGTGATTCAGGGTATTGATGATATAGGAAGGTATAAATATAGAGTGATAATTCTAGCAAACTTAAAAGAAAAGAAAAGCAAGTATATAAAAAAACTGACAGGTGGATTTCATGGGGATGTATTTGATTTCCAAAAGTGCTATAATGAATTGGTTTTTCCGATAGTGTCTGGTTGTTTCTTTAATGCAGAAGAAATTAGGATTAACTTATCTCTTGTAAATAAGGAAGGAAATGAAGGGAGAATAGGCTATACGGTAAATACGGAACTGAGTGATTGCAAAATTATGGTTACATTCGTTCCGCTCATTGAAATTGCCAAAATATTGCATAAGTATAAAAATTCAGTTTTAAAATATAATCCGAGGTGTTTTCTAGGGTTGAAAAATAATCAAGTCAATCCACAAATTGCTGATACAGTAAAAAATAAATCAACTAACGAGTTTGCATTATTTAATAATGGTATAACTATTTTGTCCGACGATACACAAATAAATTCACAAGTAGCTAAAAAGGATAAAGCTCAACTTATCATAATGAATCCTCAAATAATTAATGGAGGACAAACTGCGTTTACGCTGTCCTCTTTATATGAGGAATGTATTCAAAATAATAACTACACAATATTTAATGATAAGGAGGTGTTGGTAAAAATAGTTACTTTTATTGAAGATGGTAAAAATAATGGAAATACCGAAGAAACAAAACAGAAAAAACTAAAGTTAATTGAAAATTTGTCCCATGCTACAAATGAACAGTCTGTTGTAAGCGAGATGGATCGTAGATCAAATGAAGTTATATTGGTAAACTATCAACAGAATATTTATCGTGATTTTGGTTTATTTTTAAATAGAAAGCAAGGTGAGTTCTATGAAGGAATAAATAAAAAATATATTTTAAAGAAACAAATAATTGATCTTTCAAATTTTATGAGAATTGCTATAAGTATAAGTGGCGATGCAAAAAAAGCAAGGCAGAGTAGTGATACAGTATTATTCAGAGAAAATAATTTTAAATACTATCTTAAGGCAGAGAGTGATTATAAAAAATATGTGTATGGATATTATTGCTACCAATATTTATTAGACACTGAAAAGAAAGAAAAAAATTATGGAATGGATAAATATGGAAATGCTTTGCGTTATGGAAAATACGCAGTTATTGGCATAGTAAGCCGTAGTTTTGATAAAATTTTAGATATAAAAGAATATAAATCTGTTATTGAAGAAAAAACAAACTCAATTCTTGAAAAATGGCTTAGTTTTGAAAATGAAATTACAAAAAAACAATCAAACAAAGATTATTTTTACAAGTATCAGGAGGGCAAGGATGTAAAGTTTGTATATAATTTTGATGGGTATTATAAAGGTAGGACTATTAATAAAGATTTAGAAGATTTTAAATTTGACATATAAATTTCAATAGTAGCTCTTTTGCGATTAGAGCTGAAACCGGCACCAGAACTGATAAAAGTCTAAAAATAAACTTAGGTCGGACAAACTTTACGGTATTCTGCAAATGAATAATATGCAAACTAAATACTTTTGAATATAACAACTATAGTATAGCAATAAGAGCAGCAGTAAAATTTGGGCGCTTTTGCGCCTAATTTTTGTTGGAAATGGCTCAAATTTGATAAAAATAGATAATCCTTATCAACAAATCATCCAAAAATTTTTACTACAATGACGTGTAAAATTTACGAAAGGAAGAAAAATGAGTAAAATTTACAATCTAAACGCCGACACGAAAGTCGTCGCAAAAAGCGTTGTTAGCAAGAGAATTTTTGATTGCGAGAACGCTCATGTCGATGTATTTGCTTTTGATACGGGCGAGGAACTAGATCATGAGATGCTGTTTTGTGACAGCCTCGCATGGGTTGTGGAGGGCGGCGCTAGCCTATACTACGGCGAAAAGCAGATGCATATAGGCAATGAGCAAGCTTGCCTGATAGAGAAAAAAGTGTGGCGCAAGCTAGTTTTTAACGAACCAACGAAATATATTTCAATTGATTTTAAGGAGGATTTAATGATAGATCATTTACCTAAGGCAGCTATTTTTAGCTTAGTTGATGCAGTCGAATACGAAAAAGGCAAAATCGTGAGCAAAACGCTCGTAAAGAACGAAAACGGCTCAATGTCATTACTTAGTTTTGACACAGACCAAGAGCTCTCAACTCACGCAGCTCCAGGCGATGCACTACTTATCGCACTTGATGGCGAGATGAAGCTAACTATTGGTGATGAACATTTTGATATCAAAAAAGGCGATACCATCGTGTTACCAGGCAAAATACCACACGGATTAAAGATAAAAGATAAATTTAAAATGCTCTTAATCGTCACTAAAGACAAAATGTAATACTAAGCCCTATTTTTAGGGCTTTTACATTTTATAAATCACGTTAAATTTACCCTTAATAACCTAAAAAGCAAAGTCATAATATAATCTCTCTTAAAATTTAAAGAAAAACTATGAAAAAAGAAAATCCCAAGCTATTTTTATTGCTATTTTTAGGCGCTCTCTCTGCCTTTGGACCATTTGTTACAGATCTTTATTTGCCAGCACTTCCGGCTATTACTGAGTGGTTTAAAACAAGTGTTACAGCTACGCAATTAACGATCACGACATCGATGGCAGGCTTAGCCATAGGTCAGCTCATAGTTGGCCCAATAAGTGATAAATTTGGCCGAAAACTGCCCCTTACCATCTCGCTCATCGTCTATACTATAAGCACTATTTTTATATTTTTTGCACAAAATATCCAGTTTTTTATCTTTATGAGAATTATTCAAGGGCTTGCAAGTGCCGGCAGTTTGGTTATTTCAAGGGCTGTTGTTAGTGATCTTTATAAGGGCCATGAAATGACTAAATTTTTTAGTCTTATGATGGTTGTAAATGGTCTTGCCCCGATACTTTCACCAATAGGCGGCAGTTTGCTGCTTAAATTTACCGACTGGCGTGGCATCTTTATGGCACTTACTATCATTGGTATTTTGCTTTTTATCGCAAATTTTTATTTCAAAGAGAGCTTAAGTCAGTCAAATCGCTTAAAAATGCCTTTGCTAGTGACTTATAGTGTTTTTGGCAAAATTTTAAGAAAGAAAAAATTTATGCTTTTCGTAAGCATTCAGACATTTGCAATGGGTGCGATGTTTGCTTATATAGCGTCATCTTCGTTTATCTTTCAAGAATTTTATTCTCTAAGTCCAGTAAGCTATAGCTTTTGCTTTGCTTCAAATGGTTTAGGGCTTGTTATAGGAGCAAGGCTTGCCAGTTTTTTAAATGAGAGAAAAGCGCTCAAAACTGGGCTTTTTGGCACCTTGTTTGCTAGCATTTTTATTGCTTTCATGCTTTGTTTTAAATTTGAAGTGATCGGCGTCATTATCGCATTTTTCTTATTACTTCTTTTTACAGGATTTGTCTTGCCAACCGCTTCATCGCTAGCCATGAATGAAGGCAGAGAATACGCAGGCTCAGCCTCAGCAATACTTGGATTTTGCCCATTTTTCTTAGGCGGTATCGTCTCTCCGCTAGTTGGGCTTGGTGATATATTTTATTCGACTTCTATTGTTATTTTAGCTTGCACATTACTTGCTTTAATATCTTTTTTAAGGTTAAAAAGGGTTGCGTAAAATTTATCTTATTTCAAACACAAAAACGGCTGATGAGAGCGTTGTAAATTTAAGTGTTAGCAAGATCGAGTTTTTGAAATTTGAACTAAATTTAAGTGACTATGACGTGCTGGTAGCTACTTCTAAAAATGCTTTTAATGCATTAAAATTTAATGGTATTTCGCCTATAAATTTGCCAGTCTTTGCCATCGCAAATAGTTGTGCGGCAGCCGCAAGAGAGTTTGGATTTAGTGAAATTTACACCGGAAATAATGCTCACGGAGACGACTTTGCAAGAGAAATTTTGCCACTTCTAAAAGGTAAAAAGGTTCTTTATCTAAAGGGTAAAGATAGTGCTTCAAATTTCTTAGAAATTTTGCAAAATGGCGGAGTAAATATAAAGGTGATTGTCGCCTATGAAAATGTCTTAAATCCTTGCAAAATGGAGCTAAAACCACCAAAAAATAGTATCTTGATCTTCGCTTCTCCGCTAAATGTCAAAAATTTTCTTAATAATTTTGGCTGGGATGAGAGCTATCAAGCGATAAGCATTGGAAAGGTCACTGCAAAAGAGCTAAAATTTACCGAGCCAATAGTAAGCCAAAGTCAAGATATAAACGCCTGTATCGCGCTTGCCAAAACATTACTTTAAGCAAAGAATTTATATAATTTTATTGCCTGAGTGAAGCGAGTCAGCATTTTACGGGGTCCAACACTTTTTTGTTAGCGAAAAGGTATGGGTACCTTGTGATGTGGCTTCGTTTGAGTCTGAAAAGGCGAGAAGTTGCAACCGTTTGGTATCCATCTATTTGCAAGATTGGCTTTGTTTATGGGCCACTCTTCTATGCGACGCCCACTCGGGTTTTTTAAATTTACGGAGATGAAATGAATATTCTCATAATAGGAAGTGGCGGCCGCGAATACGCCATTGCTCTAAAACTAAAAAACGAAAAAAATATAAATTTATACTTTGCACCTGGAAATGGTGCGACCTCACGCCTTGGCGAGAATTTAAATATAAAAGACTTTTATGAGCTTGCAAAATTTGCTAAACAAAATGATATTGCCCTAACTATCGTAGGCCCTGAAGCGCCTCTTAGCGAAGGCGTGGTAGATATCTTTAAAAAAGAGGGCTTGCTTATATTTGGACCAAGCAAGGCAGCTGCTAGACTTGAGGCTAGCAAGGCGTATATGAAGGACTTTTTAGCTAGAAATAACATAAAAACCGCAAGATATTTAAATACAGATGATAAAGAAAAAGCATTTAAATTTATCGATACTCTAAGCGTACCAATGGTCGTAAAGGCCGATGGACTTTGCGCTGGAAAAGGCGTAATAATCGCAAACTCTAAAGAGGAGGCCAAAGAGGCAGTTAGTGACATGCTAAGCGGAGCTAGCTTTGGTGATGCTGGTAAATTTGTGGTGGTTGAAGAGTTTTTAAACGGCTTTGAGCTGAGCTTTTTTGCTATTTGTGACGGCGAAAATTTTGTAAGTTTGCCAGTGGCACAAGATCATAAACGTCTGCTTGATAATGACGAAGGTCCAAATACTGGCGGTATGGGCGCTTATGCTCCAAGTCCGCTTGCTTCAAAAGAGCTGATAAAAAGAGTCGAAGAAGAGGTGGTAAAGCCTACACTAAAAGGGATGAAAAACGATGGCAGTCCGTTTTGTGGAGTCCTTTTTGTAGGACTTATGATCGTGAAAAATGAGCCTTATGTACTTGAGTTTAACGTAAGATTTGGCGATCCTGAATGCGAGGTCTTGATGCCGTTAATTGACGGAAATCTAAGCGAAATTTTACTAAATGCTGCAAAGGGCGAGCTAAAGCCTATTAGTTTAAAAGATGAATTTGCGGTTGGTGTCGTAATGGCTAGTAAGGACTATCCGTATAAAAGTAGCCCAAAAGCTAAAATTTCAGTTTTAAATGATGTAAAAGATGCTCACATCGCTTATGCTGGTGTTAGTGAGCAAGATGGAGAAATTTACGCAGATGGTGGCAGAGTATTAGTCTGTGTGGCCACTGCGCAGAGCATAAAAGAGGCACGTGATAGAGCTTATGAGCTTTGCGAAAATGTAAAATTTGACGGAGCGCACTATAGAAAAGATATTGCCTGGCAGGCATTAAAATGAGTATGCAGTTAGTTGAAAAACTTGAAAAAGAAGAAATTTCGCTAGCGCCATTTTCAAAAAGAGTGCTAGCTTACTCAATTGATGAATGTATCGTTTCTTTTTTGTTTTTGATCATTTACTGGGATGCCTTTTTGTCGGTTATGAGCTATGATGAAGCCAGAAATTTGACCTTAAATTTCTTTTGGCAAATAGTCGCACTAAAGATTATTTATCATGCATTTTTTGTTTGGTATTATGGCGCGAGTCTTGGACAAATGCTAACAAAGACGATGTGCATTAATGTAGAAATTTTAGATAGACCAAATTTTATTTCAAGCCTAGTAAGGGCGATTTTTAGGTTGGTTAGTGAAGCTTGTTTTTATCTTGGTTTTGCATGGGCATTTGCAAATCCAGCTAGGCAGACTTGGCAAGACAAAATAGCAAAAACAGTGGTGATAAATGCGTAAAATTTTATTTTTAGTTCCGGTTTGTATTTTAAATCTAAGTGCAGCTGTGCAAGATGTGCAGCTTTTGGCCGATGATGTAAAGCAAGATAAAGGCATCGTAACAGCAAACAAAAACGTCGTTGTATATTCACAAGATTACCTTGTGACAGCTGATTGTGCTGTGTATGATCAAAATAATTCGGTTATCGAGCTATTTGGTAACGTCAACATGATGAAAGGAAAGAGCGAAGTCTCTCGCTCAAACTATGCAAAGTTAAATTTAAAAAATAATGACACTGCTTTTGAATCGCTTTTTATGATGAATAAAGACATGGAAGTGTGGATGAGAAGCGATGAGAGCAGCTCTGACAGTGAGTACTATAGAGTAAAAAAGGCGATGGTTTCAAGCTGTAATGTCCAAGATCCTGACTGGAGTATCACCTCAAGCTCAGCTACGCTAAATAAACAAAGCAAATTTTTACATCTTTTTAACCCAGTCTTTCGTATAGCTAATGTGCCAGTTTTTTATTTGCCATATTTTGGTTTTTCAACAGATACCACAAGAAGAACAGGTCTTTTGCCACCTGAGCTTGGATACGGAAAATCTGAAGGTTTTTATTACAAACAGCCGATTTATTTTGCACCTTATAATGAGTGGGACTTCGAGCTTGATCCGCAGATAAGAACAAACAGAGGCGCTGGAATTTATGGTGCGTTTAGATTTACTGAGTCGCCTGATTCAAGGGGCGAAATCAGCTTTGGCTCATTTACTGATAAAAACAGCTACCAAGCCAAGCAAAAAGGAGAGACTTCAAATAAGGCCGAACTAAAAAATAAAACACATAAAGGCATTGGACTAAAATACGAAAGAGATAAGCTTATAAGATACCTTAGCGAAGCGGATTTGCAAGAGGGAATTTGGATAGATGCAACGAAGCTAAATGATATAGATTATTTAAATTTAAAGGGCAGAGATGATGATTATGATTCGCTTGTAACTTCTAAATTTAACTATTTCATCGCAAACGATGATCATTATTTTGGTGCTTATGCAAAATACTACATAGACACTGAAAAAATTGGCTCAAAAAATGAGAACAAAGACACGCTTCAAGAGCTTCCGTCGCTTCAGTATCATAAATTTACAGATGATATTGTCTTGCCAAATATCTTATATTCACTCGATCTTCAGTCACATAGATATGATAGAAAGATAGGAGTTAGAGCAACTCAGTATGAATTTGCACTTCCAGCTTCAGTGCATGTGCCACTGCTTGATGATAGTTTAACGTTTTCATTTTACGAGTACCTATACGCTTCAAGAATAAATTACGAGAATAAGATAAATTTATTTGATGATAAAAGAGAAGATAAGCATACAAATTTTGTAAATAATTACCACAAATTTACCATTCACACTGATCTTGCAAAAGCGTATGAAAGCTTTTATCACACTTTAAATTTTGGAGCTGAATACCTACTGCCAGGCTATAGAAAAGGAAATTTAGATGATGAGTTTATCTATGATAAAAATCTAAATGAGTATGAAAATTTCTTGACTCAAGGGCAGAGCAAGGAAGAAATTTCTGGTTATTTGACTCAGTATTTCTTTAACTCTAATGGTAGAAAGATTATAAAACATAGTATTTCTCAAGGATATTACACAAAAGAAGATGAATATTCGAATTTAAAAAATGCTATCTATCTATATCCATTTGAAAATTTAAGCCTTTATAATAAGCTTGAGTATTCACACAAGAGCAAAGAGCTTAAAAAGATACAAAGTGGATTTTCATACACAAATGATTTATTTTGGCTAAATATGCTTCACACCATGAAGAAAAATGATAGCAAAATAAAAAATAGTGCGACAAAAGATAGCTATTTTACAAGTGGTCTTGGAGTAAAATTACCTCATCAGTATAGTCTTATTGGCGGCTGGCAATATGATATTGAGCGAAGCTACACAAAAAGCTGGAGAGTTGGCGTGCTTCATCAAAGAAAATGCTGGAATTACGGGATAATTTATCAACAAGATGTCGAGCCAACAACGACAATAAACGGCTCAGCATCAACTAGAAAAAATGGTATTTATTTCACGATAAATTTCTATCCAATGGGTGGTTTGCACTATGACTTTTCGCAAAGCAGTACAAAATCGAGTGCCAACTAAATGATAACGGCTAAATTTAAGGATCAGTTAGAGGCAGCTAGCAAGCTAATTGAAATTTTGCCAAAAAAAGAACTCGTAGATAAAAAGACGATAGTTGTTTGTATGTCGCTTGAGTCAGTTATACTCACAGATGCAGTTTGTAGAAGTTTAAATTTAAGCTACGAGATGCTCTTTAGCGAGCCAATACCTGCCCCAAATAATAGCGAATGCGACGTTGCAATAGTTAGCGAGACAGAAGATATAGTATTAAATGATAAGCTTATAAAAGCTTTTAATATAAGCTATGACTATATTTACGGCGAAGCACATAGAAAATATGAAGAGAAAATTTTAAAAAATGTTTATAAATACCGAAAAGGAAATTTGATAGGAGAGCTAAAAGATAAAAATATTCTACTAATCGATGAGGGGTGTGAGACTGGTATGACGGCACTCATTTGCATAAAGACGTTGCTTGATGTGAAGGTAAAATCCATCTCATACGCAACGCCAGTGATTGCTACTGACGTCTTTATAAATTTAAATGATATGGTTGATGAAATTTACACGATAAACAAGATCGTTGATTTTATCGATGTGGATTCGTATTACGAGAAAAAGATCGAAGCTACGAGTGAGCGTATCATGTCAATATTAGAAGAGAGCCCTTATTATTTGCCGTTACAAAAACAACAAGGAGATAAAAATAATGCAATATAGTATAGAAGTCAATAATCAGGTTGAAATTTTTGACCTTAATAAAGTAGCAAAACAAGCTAGCGGAGCAGTGCTTTTAAGGGTAAAAAATACCGTCGTTTTAGCAACTGTTGCCAGAGAAGACACACAAGTTGAGGAGGATTTTTTACCTCTAACGGTGCAGTACATCGAAAAAGCTTACGCCGCTGGAAAAATTCCTGGCGGTTATGTTAAGCGCGAGACAAAGCCAGGCGACTTTGAAACGCTAACAGCTCGCATCATCGATAGATCTCTTAGACCGCTCTTTCCAAAAGGTTACGCATATCCAACTCAAATAGTTGTAATGGTGCTTTCAGCTGATCCTGAGGTTGATTTGCAAGTTGTTAGCCTAAATGCGGCTTCAGTTGCACTATATCTTAGCGACATCCCTGTAAATCGCCCAGTTTGTGGCGTGAGAGTTGGCTATATAGATGAAAAATTTGTGATCAATCCAAGCAACTCTGAGCTAAAACAAAGTGCGATAGATCTTTATGTAGCTGGTACAAAAGATGAGCTTTTGATGATCGAGATGAGAAGCTTGCCTCAGCAAACTACGCAGCTTATCCCGATGGTTGCGATCGAGCCGATGATAGATCCGAGCTTAAGTGATAGCATGGCTCAAAAACAGCTAATGAACGAATTTAGCGAAGATATGATGGTTGAAGCGATTGATTTTGCTGGTAAGGCGATATTAAGAGCTAGTAGTGCTTACGAAGAAGCTTTCAAAGAGCATAAAAAAGAGGACGCTACGCTTGAGCTAAAACCTGAGATAGAAAATGAAAATATAGCTATTTATATCGATAAATTTTATAAAGCTGAAGTCAAAAACGCGATCAATCAAATGGCAAAAAGCGAGCGAGCGAGCGAACTTAGCAAGATCGCTAAACAAATTTCAAGCGATGAGGTAGCTCAAAAAGAGGGCTGGGACGAGGCTGTCATCACAAATGTCCTTGGCAAATATAAAAAGAAAATCGTTAGAGAGCAGATAATAAATGAAGGTGTAAGAGCCGATGGACGTGGGCTTGAAGAGGTTAGACCTATTAGTATCGAAACAAACGTGCTTCCAAATGCACATGGCTCATGCCTCTTTACAAGAGGACAGACACAAGCCCTAGTTGTCACTACTCTTGGCACTGACAGTGACGCTCAAATGTATGACATCCTCACTGAAAAAGTACCTTTTGTAGAAAAATTTATGTTTAACTACAACTTCCCAGGCTTTAGCGTAGGTGAGGCAAGCCCACTAAAAGCTCCTGGTAGACGTGAGCTTGGACATGGAAATTTAGCCAAACGTGCCCTTACACCAAGTATCGATCTAGCTTCGCCATACACAATAAGAGTCGTTTCAGAAATTTTAGAGAGTAACGGCTCAAGCTCTATGGCTAGCGTTTGCGGTGGCTCGCTTGCACTTAGAGCAGCTGGCATAAATACTTTAAAACTTGTCGCAGGTGTCGCTATGGGATTAATATTTGAAGGCGATAAACACGCAGTGCTAACAGATATCATGGGGCTTGAAGATCACGATGGCGATATGGACTTTAAAGTAGCAGGTACAAGCGATGGTATCACGGCACTTCAGATGGATATTAAACTTGGTGGCATTAGTTTAGAAGTGTTAAAAGAGGCACTTTATCAAGCAAAACGTGGTAGAGAGCATATCTTATCTTTGATGGCAGAAGCGGATAAAAATATAAAAATAAATGAAGATGTGCTTCCAAAGCTTGAACTATTTAGTGTTGATCCAAGCAAGATCGTAGACATCATCGGACAAGCTGGAAAAACCATAAAAGAGATCATTGAGAAATTTGAGGTTTCAATCGATCTTGATAGAGAAAAAGGTGAAGTTAAAATCGCAGGTGGTGCAAAGAAAAATGTCGATGCTGCAAAAGATTACATCATCTCTATCACTTCAAAAGACAATGGACGTTCATTTGGCAAAAAGCCGTTTAAACACGACAAAGAGCGTTCAAAACCAAATTTTAATATCGGTGATGAGTTTTTGGGAACTGTAAAGAGTGTGGTTGATTTTGGTGTATTTATCGAGCTAAAAGATGGCATTGATGGCTTGCTTCACATCTCAAAGATAAAAACCCCATTAAACGTAGGTGATCAGGTCAAAGTATGTGTGAGTGAGCAAAAAGGAAATAAAATTTCGCTCTCTTTAGTTGAATAAATTTTAAAGGATAGATGATGAAATACAAAAAGTTGCTTTTTCCAATAGGAGCTGGAGACGATATCGAGCCAAGAATTTATGGTGCCCTAAAGGTTGCTCAGTGGTTTAACACACATATGGAAATTATGACTTGTCAGCTTGACCCAAGCGTAGTTTATAATATGAAAATGACGCTTCGTGGAGGAGTGCTTTTTGAAGAATTTCTAAAATCAGCTAAATCTGAACTAGCTGTCGAGCATGAAGAGAATGAGAAAATTTTCAATAAAATTTGTGCTGAGCTTGG
This genomic window contains:
- a CDS encoding AIPR family protein — its product is MTKYETLVQILDELRKEAPKEYRSYYPEDIDIEGLNKARSKSFIHLFLKGMYGIENFIDRENFITDASYDGGIDAYYIDEDSKEIIFIQSKFRTTRNNFENKEIDYEELLSMDVDRVIDGEKTDEDGNSYNGKILKMQEVIQGIDDIGRYKYRVIILANLKEKKSKYIKKLTGGFHGDVFDFQKCYNELVFPIVSGCFFNAEEIRINLSLVNKEGNEGRIGYTVNTELSDCKIMVTFVPLIEIAKILHKYKNSVLKYNPRCFLGLKNNQVNPQIADTVKNKSTNEFALFNNGITILSDDTQINSQVAKKDKAQLIIMNPQIINGGQTAFTLSSLYEECIQNNNYTIFNDKEVLVKIVTFIEDGKNNGNTEETKQKKLKLIENLSHATNEQSVVSEMDRRSNEVILVNYQQNIYRDFGLFLNRKQGEFYEGINKKYILKKQIIDLSNFMRIAISISGDAKKARQSSDTVLFRENNFKYYLKAESDYKKYVYGYYCYQYLLDTEKKEKNYGMDKYGNALRYGKYAVIGIVSRSFDKILDIKEYKSVIEEKTNSILEKWLSFENEITKKQSNKDYFYKYQEGKDVKFVYNFDGYYKGRTINKDLEDFKFDI
- a CDS encoding cupin domain-containing protein, which codes for MSKIYNLNADTKVVAKSVVSKRIFDCENAHVDVFAFDTGEELDHEMLFCDSLAWVVEGGASLYYGEKQMHIGNEQACLIEKKVWRKLVFNEPTKYISIDFKEDLMIDHLPKAAIFSLVDAVEYEKGKIVSKTLVKNENGSMSLLSFDTDQELSTHAAPGDALLIALDGEMKLTIGDEHFDIKKGDTIVLPGKIPHGLKIKDKFKMLLIVTKDKM
- a CDS encoding multidrug effflux MFS transporter, with the protein product MKKENPKLFLLLFLGALSAFGPFVTDLYLPALPAITEWFKTSVTATQLTITTSMAGLAIGQLIVGPISDKFGRKLPLTISLIVYTISTIFIFFAQNIQFFIFMRIIQGLASAGSLVISRAVVSDLYKGHEMTKFFSLMMVVNGLAPILSPIGGSLLLKFTDWRGIFMALTIIGILLFIANFYFKESLSQSNRLKMPLLVTYSVFGKILRKKKFMLFVSIQTFAMGAMFAYIASSSFIFQEFYSLSPVSYSFCFASNGLGLVIGARLASFLNERKALKTGLFGTLFASIFIAFMLCFKFEVIGVIIAFFLLLLFTGFVLPTASSLAMNEGREYAGSASAILGFCPFFLGGIVSPLVGLGDIFYSTSIVILACTLLALISFLRLKRVA
- a CDS encoding uroporphyrinogen-III synthase, with protein sequence MRKIYLISNTKTADESVVNLSVSKIEFLKFELNLSDYDVLVATSKNAFNALKFNGISPINLPVFAIANSCAAAAREFGFSEIYTGNNAHGDDFAREILPLLKGKKVLYLKGKDSASNFLEILQNGGVNIKVIVAYENVLNPCKMELKPPKNSILIFASPLNVKNFLNNFGWDESYQAISIGKVTAKELKFTEPIVSQSQDINACIALAKTLL
- the purD gene encoding phosphoribosylamine--glycine ligase, with product MNILIIGSGGREYAIALKLKNEKNINLYFAPGNGATSRLGENLNIKDFYELAKFAKQNDIALTIVGPEAPLSEGVVDIFKKEGLLIFGPSKAAARLEASKAYMKDFLARNNIKTARYLNTDDKEKAFKFIDTLSVPMVVKADGLCAGKGVIIANSKEEAKEAVSDMLSGASFGDAGKFVVVEEFLNGFELSFFAICDGENFVSLPVAQDHKRLLDNDEGPNTGGMGAYAPSPLASKELIKRVEEEVVKPTLKGMKNDGSPFCGVLFVGLMIVKNEPYVLEFNVRFGDPECEVLMPLIDGNLSEILLNAAKGELKPISLKDEFAVGVVMASKDYPYKSSPKAKISVLNDVKDAHIAYAGVSEQDGEIYADGGRVLVCVATAQSIKEARDRAYELCENVKFDGAHYRKDIAWQALK
- a CDS encoding RDD family protein, with amino-acid sequence MSMQLVEKLEKEEISLAPFSKRVLAYSIDECIVSFLFLIIYWDAFLSVMSYDEARNLTLNFFWQIVALKIIYHAFFVWYYGASLGQMLTKTMCINVEILDRPNFISSLVRAIFRLVSEACFYLGFAWAFANPARQTWQDKIAKTVVINA
- a CDS encoding LPS-assembly protein LptD, coding for MRKILFLVPVCILNLSAAVQDVQLLADDVKQDKGIVTANKNVVVYSQDYLVTADCAVYDQNNSVIELFGNVNMMKGKSEVSRSNYAKLNLKNNDTAFESLFMMNKDMEVWMRSDESSSDSEYYRVKKAMVSSCNVQDPDWSITSSSATLNKQSKFLHLFNPVFRIANVPVFYLPYFGFSTDTTRRTGLLPPELGYGKSEGFYYKQPIYFAPYNEWDFELDPQIRTNRGAGIYGAFRFTESPDSRGEISFGSFTDKNSYQAKQKGETSNKAELKNKTHKGIGLKYERDKLIRYLSEADLQEGIWIDATKLNDIDYLNLKGRDDDYDSLVTSKFNYFIANDDHYFGAYAKYYIDTEKIGSKNENKDTLQELPSLQYHKFTDDIVLPNILYSLDLQSHRYDRKIGVRATQYEFALPASVHVPLLDDSLTFSFYEYLYASRINYENKINLFDDKREDKHTNFVNNYHKFTIHTDLAKAYESFYHTLNFGAEYLLPGYRKGNLDDEFIYDKNLNEYENFLTQGQSKEEISGYLTQYFFNSNGRKIIKHSISQGYYTKEDEYSNLKNAIYLYPFENLSLYNKLEYSHKSKELKKIQSGFSYTNDLFWLNMLHTMKKNDSKIKNSATKDSYFTSGLGVKLPHQYSLIGGWQYDIERSYTKSWRVGVLHQRKCWNYGIIYQQDVEPTTTINGSASTRKNGIYFTINFYPMGGLHYDFSQSSTKSSAN
- a CDS encoding sodium:proton antiporter encodes the protein MITAKFKDQLEAASKLIEILPKKELVDKKTIVVCMSLESVILTDAVCRSLNLSYEMLFSEPIPAPNNSECDVAIVSETEDIVLNDKLIKAFNISYDYIYGEAHRKYEEKILKNVYKYRKGNLIGELKDKNILLIDEGCETGMTALICIKTLLDVKVKSISYATPVIATDVFINLNDMVDEIYTINKIVDFIDVDSYYEKKIEATSERIMSILEESPYYLPLQKQQGDKNNAI